Sequence from the Crassostrea angulata isolate pt1a10 chromosome 9, ASM2561291v2, whole genome shotgun sequence genome:
ttttaaggaaCTTCAAAAGGGTTTTTATCTTtgcaataaaaatgttatattcatATGGTTTCAACATCCCATATTTTTCCTTCATACttctctgtataaaaaaaagataaataaaagaaCAATATCACTGTTCCAAAGCAGAAaccaaatcaaataaaattaatactttaaattttttaaaataacaaatcaataaagttAATGTTAACTTCTTATGGCTCTAAATCTTGTTAAATTAATATAACAACATTACTGGATCttagataaaataaattaaatcactTCATCtccattaaaataatttgtataaTATGTTAAGGGACTAGTTTAGAAagtatcacattttttttaattgtaataaaaaCTGTTCTCCTCCTTCCCTGTTTTTACCACTTGGAAACCTTTAAGACGTCGTATATGTCGTTTCGGAACACTCGGCTGAAGTATGGTTCCGGTCTTTCCCTGAGTTTCGTACATGCCTGGACAGTTTCGTGTCGATTCTTCTTGTCCTCGATGTCCCAGATTTCTGCCATTCCACATCCCTCtctaaataacaattttttaaaatttatttttaaaatcctgtACTTCATAACAATCTTATCACaaaaattttttccatttttttttcacaatgaaaaaaaaattatttcaaaatattgagagTAATGAAATTATCATAGATTAATTGGTTATTTTTTACCATACCCCTTGATTCATGACATGTCAATGACAACTAAAATGTGACAAAGGTAATATTGAAGGTGACATACAGGTATTTTTGAAGGCAATATAAAGGTAATTTTAAAGGTGACTGAAAGTCATAGTTCTGCCACAAGGTCACcttttccagaccattcagttaacaTTAGATAGATCGAATGAAACAGGTTTTATTCCGACTTGTACTCACTTTTGGCGGCGGACACACCAAGAGTTCTCCAGGATTACAAAGTCCACCTTCAGATCTATCATGTTCTGTTTGACCTCAGAGAGAGGCTTCTTACTGAACATGGAGTACACCTTCATCGTCCTTGCTCTGAAACAGAGTCAAAACAAATCATTGGTTTAAAATTTGTTGTCTTTTGTTAGTACCCAAGTATTTCCCAAAACAATGCCGTGTTAATTATAgacaattatttcaataaattttatcttaaaGTTAATGATAACATCATAATTTGGGATGTCATCTTTTACATTACATTCAGGTTAATAATaacataaatttaattatttcaaatgtcattttttatttctcttggTAAATGGGTGGGGTAATATGTTAATAAATTAAAGGCAGATAAATTGCTTTTTAGTTATTTCCTACTTTCCTAGCAGCAGAAGAAGTTGACCTGTTGATTAATGTTTAGAGAGAAGGAATGAGGGAGAGGGGgaaaggaaaaaagaaaacagtacAGTTGTTTAAAATACAGCCTACCTGAGCCCTGCATCCTCGTAGTGGGGGTGATTCACTATGGGTCTCCCAGTGCACAACTTAATGGTGGCCATTGTTGGCATAGGACCAGCAAACACAGCATCTACAAAGCAACACAATATCAAATAAAGCTATCCCAAAAGCTTATTCTTGGTCAATAATATTGCTAGTTCACACTTGTCCATTTCTTGTTCACAAATATCTCATCTTATGCTTTAGCAAgtcacaatttttaaatttctagaCTTTGAGACTTATTTGTTATGACTTTGCCATTTTTTTCACCTTGAAATTAAACCTAATTTAGTAAGGCGTTTTCTTTTTCTGCTTGACCTATATTTAGCTGTTTGGACATTTACACATTTTGTGTAAcctttttttaatcaacaaaaatttttcGTCAGCATGATCATGACCTACTTTTTCATCAGCATGACCATGACCTACTTTTTGGGGTCTGGACCTTGACCCACTCGACCAGCTCCTCCAGGGGATAGTTGCTGTATTCTCCCATGATGCTCCACTGATGCCAGATGTTCTGGATTCCCTCCACAGTCATACACGCCAACAGGACAGCAATGACTGCATAATGCTTCTCTTTTCCTCCAATCCAACCAAACagcttttcaataaaaatacattcattggtacatgtacattaaatttatAGATTTCCAGATTTCCATCTATCAATATCAAGGAATTTCTCTCTTTTATTATGAATAGAGCAAATGTACCTTTAATAAAGTTATTCTCTACCCTTTTAGATTGAGTTCTCTCCTCTACCTCTCtctcctttctctctctctctctctctctctctctctctctctctctctctctctctctctctctctctctatttaaaccaaatttaaattaaaagaaaaatttagcCAAATACAAACATCTCTTAGCAAAAGACATCCTACAGCATCTCTTGTATATGATACATTATTCATTGATTAATTGTGATATAAAATGGTCAAGAATACCAAGAAGTAAATCTACAGTATACCTTTCTGGAGGCCAGTAGTGAGGTCATCAGACAGAGATGTGGCGTCCAGAACAGCTTCAGTCGCATGATAATTACCGCCATCAGGGTGAACGCCACCAATTGGAACATGTGGTACACATACTGAAAAATAAACcaacacaaattttcaatgacaTTTGATTTTGCCTATTAAATACCAAACTTTTGACTACCGTAACTTTTCAGTATCAGCTATGATTCTATTTTTCTagtcattaaatcaaaaatcacTTTGAGGATAAGAAAGTGTAAACTGTCTTAACCCAGTTTTTTATATTAGCATAAATGCGCTATCATATACTTCAAATTATTCTTATTCAGAGGAAGCATCATGTTAAGATGATATTGCTGCACACTCACATCAGCGTGGGGTTTACTGCGATGTTCTCCCTCCAGCACAATCTCTCCTTCATCCTCCACAGGGGATGTCTTCTTCCATAAATTGTACTCTAACTTTAAAACCTAcagcacaaaaaaaaaaaaattacttagataacaaatttaatgctctctctctctctctctctctctctctctctctctctctctctctctctccagcaAAATATGCTATTTTCGAATTTAAACTAAagttaagtaataaaaaactttcaaaataaaaaataaatttaaaacttaaaacttcttaatgttaatatcaatatttcattgcACTACtgtatcatttatttactatcaaacaatgataaaatgaagtatCCCATTACCTTGACACTGAACACAATGATGATGACACCGACAGTAGGTAACAGTACGGTCTTCAGCAGCTTCCAGTACGTCTGTCGGAGAACAAGATTGTCTTATTGTACTTAAatatctttcattttcagaCATCCATGGCAAATCTAGCATCTCCTTACTGGCCATAGGCAAACCCCAGGAAATTTCCTCggtttcatgaatattcataaatttCCAATCCACAAAAGAAGTGAAACTCTTTGGTTTTCTTAGATAATAGAGGAAGACTTTTTTTAAACCTCAATATTTATAACATGACACCACTGCCTGTGGGGGTTTTTTTCACACTGACTCCCTATCTAAGAATGTATTACAGTGATAAGTTCATTACCCTACATCCGCAACCAATAAGTCTAATTCAGGAGCAAATTAAACTCTCTATTTCttgttatttcaaaacaaaacccATTTAAATCCTAGCATCTACTGGTATACACAATAATACACCACTGTgtgatatttttgtatatagaatactttcatttatattcatgtTAGTGGGTAGCGAAATTTTTCCTGATAtttggggatgtaatttcgttgGTAAAAAGTTCAgggtaattttaataaatattaaaagaaatgcTAGTATATAAGTTCATGGGGATGAAAAGTtgtgggcaagggttacccccacaaacaatgatgatttcacagtatGCTAGGCTGTGCTATATAAACCCCATTACAGACTAAATCACAGTGACACGTTCATTACTTACCTCAGCAGCCAGGAAGTCAAATTCTGGAGCACATGTATACAGCATGGTGTGGAAGTTGTTGAAGTCCGAGAACTTGCTTCTGAAGATGTCCCCTATGTGTTCCTGgaataaacaacaaacaaaattaatttgaaatctcTTACTGGAGAGTGCATTCCTGCATCTGTGTGGGGGTGTGTTTTTGTAGTGTGAtttgcattatacatgtattatgtatttcttgaaagaaataagaaatgtttatttttgattttttgttttctttttaaaaaaaaaataaattcatgttcAAAGAAACAGTTGAAGTTACAAGTTCAAAGAAATCATCGTAAAAGAAACTGCATCCAGCCCACTGTGTGAGTTGAGATAGAGTTATCTGTCCTTACATCATCAGCCACATTGATGAGTTTAGCTATCAGGATCTTCATTCCAACAGTACCCACAATCAGCAAAACACCCTGCGCAGCCTGTGTAAAGATTCACAAAAACATACCAGCATCAAGATTTTATAATTCTTTCCAAAATGGCATCACAGCATTGAGTAAAATGAATTTCATTGTCTGACATACTTACCCAAATGATGATTTTGTAGTTGAGTTTGTTGAGCAATGGTTCCATTGATACAATAATCTGAAAACATACACAGCAAACATTTACGTGATAAATAAACTGAAACATAAACATACTTAATAGACTCTGATATAGTCACAGCCTTCTGTACATGTAGAGTAATGAGAAACAGTATTAATCTTCACAAAACAAGAATCTGGTTTAAAACTTTCGCTTCACATTTGACTaacaatttgtttcaatatttttggaTCTTTTTACTGATTGCAAATCATTATGTGTTGCTGGAaagctatacatgtacatgcattaaatCAGTTTTGGACAATGCTTACAAATATGGTGACGAGTGAGGACAAGAAGAAAGAGGTTAGCAGCATCTCATTCCCGAACAGGAGGACATAGCTCACTCCCAGACCCATCTACAAAGACAAGACATActcatatatacagtaaaacataaacaCAGCAAGGTCATGTGGACATAGCTCACTCCAAGTCCCATCTACAAAGACAAGACATActcatatatacagtaaaacataaacaCAGCAAGGACATGTGGACATAGCTTACTCCAAGTCCCATCTACAAAGACAAGACATActcatatatacagtaaaacataaacaCAGCAAGGTCATGTGGACATAGCTCACTCCAAGTCCCATCTACAAAGACAAGACATActcatatatacagtaaaacataaacaCAGCAAGGACATGTGGACATAGCTTACTCCAAGTCCCATCTACAAAGACAAGACATACTcattatacagtaaaacataaacaCAGCAAGGTCATGTGGACATAGCTCACTCCAAGTCCCATCTACAAAGACAAGACATActcatatatacagtaaaacataaacaCAGCAAGGTCATGTGGACATAGCTTACTCCAAGTCCCATCTACAAAGACAAGACATActcatatatacagtaaaacataaacaCAGCAAGGTCATGTGGACATAGCTCACTCCAAGTCCCATCTACAAAGACAAGACATActcatatatacagtaaaacataaacaCAGCAAGGACATGTGGACATAGCTCACTCCAAGTCCCATCTACAAAGACAAGACATActcatatatacagtaaaacataaacaCAGCAAGGACATGTGGACATAGCTCACTCCAAGTCCCATCTACAAAGACAAGACATActcatatatacagtaaaacataaacaCAGCAAGGACATGTGGACATAGCTCACTCCAAGTCCCATCTACAAAGACAAGACATActcatatatacagtaaaacataaacaCAGCAAGGACATGTGGACATAGCTCACTCCAAGTCCCATCTACAGAgaaaagatatatttatttatacagtacTAAACATGAACACAGCAAGGAGAGAAGGGCATAGCTCACTCCCAGACCCATCTACAATCAagtcaaaaatcaaaaacagaAACATACAGGacatgttttatacatgtactgctaTCACTATTCATGGGTACGGTCATGTTCTAATGTACAGCAGTTGGTTAAGTCTTTGTCGttcctttgtaaaaaataaatcattgctGTAAGCTACGGTATTTATCAAATCAGTAAATAAAGCCatatattaaaagtaaaatgaattCTAAGCTAAATAAATAATCTACCTGATTATACCATTGATACAACATCAAAATTCTTTACATTCATAAACTTGAAACTGGCTGATTCATGCTGAAAGAGAACTGATATTACTCACCAACAATCCTGAAagaatgaccttgaccttatgAGATCCGATATACCCAAGGACGTAGGTACAGAACACGGCTACGGCCTGGGTCATCAAGGCAAACTGGGCAAACTATTAAAGACAGTCGACATACAACAGAATGTAGCTACAGGGCAATGTTGTGTATAGAAAAATACGTATTAATGATGTACATAATGAGATGTACATAAAATCATGTACAAAAATAATACACACCTGCCATGGAAGCATAAAACTGATGACAGCCATGGCTATCCCAATACTGTGGATGTAGGAAGGATTTTTTACTCTGTAAATAACATAAATATTGATTAGTACTCTAACAGAAGTTTCTTGGGTGCATATTTTCAGAGAGGGTTATACTTGTTTGTGGATTAAATTCCATAATCTTttattataaacttttatttcaacatGGCAGATGCTTTACAGTTCCTGATAATGAGcgaattattttaaatacattatcATACTGGCCCAAATGAATGAATGTGAGGTTTACCTGAGGGTATGGGTGACCAGGAACATTTCAATGATAAGGAACGGGTAGGCGAAGCTCTCTCTGAGGGGAGGAGTCCATTGTACTCGGGTAcactataaaataataaaatttctaCACACATAATACGGTATaaagggttattttcgccccatgtAATTTTTGCCCTTCCACACTTGCTaacagtttcgccccgtcttaaattcgcccagacagagttgtgtttaaagaaagataatatGAAACATTGGAATTCACCCaatcttaaattcgcccgctggcAACAAGGGCAAAAAcgacgaaaataaaacgggggtgAATATTTCACTGTGTACAGTAGTCATGTGTGAAAGCATGCAGACATTAACTCATTAAGCTTTAAGTTAACAGAGTCctgtaaaccaattttaattaaaactaacTTTATTCCCAATTTACCAAAGATTAATTGATTCTGGGTAATCAACTTTTGCCAAAGAGCCTTTGACAAATATTAGAAACTTTAAAGGACAGGTTAGCagtgaaaaatatttacaagtacaACATTCTCACAAACCTTCTGACTTAATTCAAAAGATGGTTTACAATATATCTTAACAATACATCTTAATTATATGTGATACATGAAAGTCTTCTGACAATGCAAAAGTtcattactttaaaataaaatgcatcaaCTACTGCAATAATCAGACAAGAGTTAGCTAGGCCAGCATGTGTGTCAAAATATTCAACAgagtttaaaaatgaaacatcCCCACACATGTCTAGGTACTACCTGTAagttcaaaatgaaatttgagaatTCATGCATGTGATCTGAATTAAGTAAGAGTTACCTCCCCATGATTGTAGAAGAAAGAAGCCACAGCTAAGATTCCACCATTCACATTGCCACTGGAAAACAAAGCATATAAACTGTTCAAAAATCTACGTAAGTAttcaggcacatagcatcgtttttgaaactggggggggggggggggcagactcatccaaaaaatcttgacaagcaaaaaaaaaaaaaaaaagaaaaatttaaagttccccgaaattttcaaaatcctaatcggggggggggggggggttgaacttcaatttcactcctcatttcgttattttcatatcaatttttttacatacttccaaaaaagtgggggggccaccTCATTcactttttttatatgtaaattttaaaaaatttgttgctgcgagaaaaagtgggggggccaggccccccttgatgctacgtgcctggtatTATTGAATTTGCCAAATGTTCCAGTTTACAAGTATCCCAATAATCCCAATACATATttacagtataaaaaaaaattcttatttatataaaagaaacataCACTTCA
This genomic interval carries:
- the LOC128163582 gene encoding probable C-mannosyltransferase DPY19L1; its protein translation is MAARKRHQNQNTNANAESSNTTRKKAGKKKESNEDNGMSGDLKYKIFIAVLALAVGYVHRNHVYGMFERDKHFSHLSGLERELSFRTEMGLYFSYFKTIIEAPTFLNGMNQIMYDNITEYPDTINVLKRFNLYPEVALGIAYRVYDSVMAAMKKDTKICWTVNRGEGLSPVQSCEGLGEPSYFYVEAVFFLNGLMMSVFFLFGVYLSGNVNGGILAVASFFYNHGECTRVQWTPPLRESFAYPFLIIEMFLVTHTLRVKNPSYIHSIGIAMAVISFMLPWQFAQFALMTQAVAVFCTYVLGYIGSHKVKVILSGLLMGLGVSYVLLFGNEMLLTSFFLSSLVTIFIIVSMEPLLNKLNYKIIIWAAQGVLLIVGTVGMKILIAKLINVADDEHIGDIFRSKFSDFNNFHTMLYTCAPEFDFLAAETYWKLLKTVLLPTVGVIIIVFSVKVLKLEYNLWKKTSPVEDEGEIVLEGEHRSKPHADYVYHMFQLVAFTLMAVIIMRLKLFWTPHLCLMTSLLASRKLFGWIGGKEKHYAVIAVLLACMTVEGIQNIWHQWSIMGEYSNYPLEELVEWVKVQTPKNAVFAGPMPTMATIKLCTGRPIVNHPHYEDAGLRARTMKVYSMFSKKPLSEVKQNMIDLKVDFVILENSWCVRRQKEGCGMAEIWDIEDKKNRHETVQACTKLRERPEPYFSRVFRNDIYDVLKVSKW